In Mustela erminea isolate mMusErm1 chromosome 8, mMusErm1.Pri, whole genome shotgun sequence, a genomic segment contains:
- the RPL37A gene encoding 60S ribosomal protein L37a — translation MAKRTKKVGIVGKYGTRYGASLRKMVKKIEISQHAKYTCSFCGKTKMKRRAVGIWHCGSCMKTVAGGAWTYNTTSAVTVKSAIRRLKELKDQ, via the exons ATG GCTAAACGCACCAAGAAGGTCGGAATCGTGGGCAAATACGGGACCCGTTATGGTGCCTCCCTCAGGAAGATGGTGAAGAAGATTGAGATAAGCCAGCACGCCAAGTACACTTGCTCCTTCTGTGGCAAA ACCAAGATGAAAAGACGAGCTGTGGGGATCTGGCATTGTGGCTCCTGCATGAAAACGGTCGCTGGTGGCGCCTGGACCTACAA caCCACTTCTGCTGTCACAGTAAAGTCTGCCATCAGAAGACTGAAGGAGTTGAAAGACCAGTAG